Proteins from a single region of Enoplosus armatus isolate fEnoArm2 chromosome 6, fEnoArm2.hap1, whole genome shotgun sequence:
- the cyp11a1.2 gene encoding cholesterol side-chain cleavage enzyme, mitochondrial, with translation MARWSVWRSPMMLPLSWIEELTTTGVRCSSRMSVVRQAYSESSSIVRPFSEIPGLWKNGVANLYNFWKLDGFRNLHHIMLQNFNTFGPIFREKIGYYESVNIINPEDAAILFKAEGHYPKRLKVEAWTSYRDYRNRKYGVLLKNGEDWRSNRVILNKEVISPKVLENFVPLLDEVGEDFVARVHKKIKRSGQNKWTTDLSQELFKYALESVSSVLYGERLGLMLDYIDPEAQHFIDCITLMFKTTSPMLYIPPALLRQTGAKVWRDHVEAWDGIFNQADRCIQNIYRQLRQETGTQKKYPGVLASLLMLDKLSIEDIKASITELMAGGVDTTSITLLWTLYELARHPNLQEELRAEVAAARAESQGDMLEMLKRIPLVKGALKETLRLHPVAVSLQRYIAEDIIIQNYHIPAGTLVQLGLYAMGRDPKVFFRPEQYQPSRWLRTETHYFRSLGFGFGPRQCLGRRIAEAEMQIFLIHMLENFRVEKQRHVEVQSTFELILLPEKPIILTLKPLNTSR, from the exons ATGGCCAGGTGGAGTGTGTGGCGCAGCCCTATGATGCTGCCCCTGTCCTGGATAGAAGagctgacaacaacaggtgtgCGCTGCAGCAGCCGTATGTCGGTGGTCAGACAGGCGTACTCGGAGAGCAGCAGCATTGTCAGGCCTTTCAGTGAGATCCCTGGACTGTGGAAGAATGGGGTGGCCAACTTGTACAATTTTTGGAAACTGGACGGCTTCAGAAACCTTCACCACATCATGTTGCAGAACTTCAACACTTTTGGACCCATTTTCAG AGAAAAAATAGGTTATTATGAAAGTGTAAATATCATCAATCCTGAAGACGCTGCTATCCTGTTCAAAGCAGAGGGCCATTATCCAAAAAGGCTGAAAGTTGAAGCATGGACGTCATACAGAGACTACAGGAATCGCAAATATGGAGTTTTACTAAA GAATGGAGAAGACTGGAGATCAAACCGTGTGATTCTCAACAAGGAGGTGATTTCCCCGAAGGTACTGGAAAACTTTGTGCCTTTGCTGGATGAAGTTGGCGAAGATTTTGTGGCCAGAGTTCACAAAAAGATAAAGCGAAGTGGCCAGAACAAATGGACCACTGACCTTTCTCAAGAACTCTTTAAATATGCACTAGAGT CGGTGAGCTCAGTGCTGTACGGGGAGCGTCTGGGTTTGATGCTGGACTACATAGACCCTGAAGCTCAACATTTCATTGACTGCATCACCCTCATGTTCAAGACTACCTCACCCATGCTGTACATACCTCCTGCTCTGTTGAGGCAGACTGGAGCGAAGGTGTGGCGGGACCATGTGGAGGCTTGGGATGGGATCTTCAACCAAG CCGACCGCTGCATCCAGAACATCTACAGGCAGTTACGTCAGGAGACTGGAACTCAAAAGAAATACCCAGGAGTGCTGGCGAGCCTGCTCATGCTGGACAAGCTGTCCATTGAAGACATCAAGGCCAGCATCACTGAGCTAATGGCTGGAGGAGTAGATACG acatcTATAACGCTGCTGTGGACATTGTATGAACTAGCTAGGCACCCCAACCTCCAGGAGGAACTGAGGGCGGAGGTGGCTGCAGCTCGGGCTGAAAGCCAGGGAGACATGCTGGAGATGCTGAAGCGGATTCCATTGGTCAAAGGGGCTTtgaaggaaacactgag GTTACACCCGGTTGCAGTGAGCTTGCAAAGATACATAGCCGAAGATATCATTATTCAAAACTACCACATCCCAGCTGGG aCTCTGGTCCAGTTAGGACTGTATGCAATGGGCAGAGACCCCAAAGTGTTTTTTCGTCCAGAGCAGTATCAGCCCTCCCGCTGGCTGAGGACAGAGACGCACTACTTCAGGAGCCTGGGCTTTGGCTTCGGCCCCCGTCAGTGTTTAGGACGCAGAATAGCTGAGGCGGAGATGCAAATCTTCCTCATACAT ATGCTTGAGAACTTCAGAGTGGAGAAACAGCGTCATGTGGAAGTGCAGAGTACCTTTGAGCTCATTCTCTTACCAGAAAAGCCTATAATATTGACTTTGAAGCCTTTAAACACTAGTCGGTAA
- the stoml1 gene encoding stomatin-like protein 1: MFSKSYQLLPQRDSTSPRTPGLFVDTDGFTQPGYHKGLSFDNMPNVSQNDFTDTSQGWVSWICHLIVIFLVYICTLITFPITGWFVLKTVPNYQRIVVFRLGRVSPSKGPGIVLVLPLIDQWQRVDLRTRAFNIPPCQVNTRDGGVLSVGADIQFRIWNPIISVVSVQDLNASTRMTAQNALTHSLAKKTVREIQTERVKLGEYLGMDINELTRHWGLEVDRVELTLGSLLKAPDEGPSGPLIMPPSVPGLEGLTGPIQQLAMHFLGHSGSSKPQQGDSITFTDELTSAPQAVVTTPGSVEELLSGVKLLLSETLVHQVGASFQFDISSEDGQHHNYYVDLSQGSGAAGAGSLCREPDVILSMSDSDLLAMFQGGLWPFAAYTSGRLKIQGDIKTAMKLEELIKLLKK, from the exons ATGTTTAGCAAGTCGTATCAGCTGCTCCCTCAGAGGGACTCCACCAGTCCGAGGACTCCTGGCTTGTTTGTGGACACTGATGGCTTTACACAGCCCGGGTATCACAAAGGACTTTCATTTGACAACATGCCCAATGTTTCTCAAAACGACTTCACTG aTACCTCCCAAGGATGGGTGTCCTGGATTTGCCACCTGATTGTGATCTTCCTCGTCTACATCTGCACCTTAATAACATTTCCTATAACAGGATGGTTTGTACTGAAA aCGGTGCCTAACTATCAGAGGATAGTAGTCTTTCGTCTGGGTCGAGTTTCTCCCTCAAAGGGCCCTGGTATTGTTCTTGTGCTGCCCCTCATTGACCAGTGGCAGAGAGTGGACCTGCGCACCCGTGCTTTCAACATCCCTCCTTGCCAG GTGAATACTCGGGATGGTGGTGTGTTGTCAGTGGGAGCAGACATCCAGTTCAGGATCTGGAACCCCATCATCTCAGTAGTATCAGTCCAGGACCTGAACGCCTCAACCAGGATGACGGCACAAAATGCTTTGACCCATAGCCTGGCAAAAAAGACTGTCAGGGAGATCCAAACTGAGAGAGTCAAACTGGGAGAATATCTCGGG ATGGACATAAATGAGTTGACACGGCACTGGGGGCTGGAGGTGGACAGGGTAGAGCTTACCCTTGGCTCTCTACTAAAAGCACCAGATGAAGGCCCCTCTGGACCCCTCATCATGCCTCCATCTGTGCCTGGACTGGAAGGCCTCACGGGCCCCATTCAGCAGTTGGCCATGCACTTTCTGGGCCACAGTGGCAGTTCAAAGCCTCAACAAG GGGACAGCATAACTTTTACAGATGAGCTCACCAGTGCCCCTCAGGCGGTCGTGACCACACCAGGGTCTGTTGAAGAGCTGCTCAGTGGAGTCAAGCTCCTGCTCTCTGAAACTTTGGTCCACCAGGTTGGGGCCAGCTTCCAGTTTGACATAAGCTCGGAAGATGGACAACATCACAATTACTATGTGGATTTGAGCCAAG GTAGTGGTGCAGCTGGAGCAGGGTCCTTGTGCAGAGAGCCAGATGTGATACTGAGTATGAGTGACAGCGACCTTCTGGCCATGTTCCAGGGCGGGCTATGGCCATTTGCAGCATATACCAGTGGCAGACTTAAAATCCAGGGAGACATTAAGACTGCCATGAAGCTGGAAGAACTCATAAAGCTACTTAAGAAATAG
- the nr2e3 gene encoding photoreceptor-specific nuclear receptor, protein MEDHMTKMFSSNNFTDGTEAEKSSVPGKALGQGLLCKVCSDSSSGKHYGIYACNGCSGFFKRSVRRRLIYRCQAGNGRCPVDKAHRNQCQACRLKKCLQAGMNKDAVQNERQPRSTAHVSLDSICVDTKKEHLATTRELTCSATYSSVICRPLVTSSVTNSATIQPCSNPSNNHRFMVSLLTAETCAKLEPEDVEENIDVTTNDSERDQTPSDCHTSPYTSSCSESVYETSARLLFMSVKWAKNLPVFAHLPFRDQVILLEEAWSEMFLLCAIQWSLPMDSCPLLSLPDLSPTQQAKISLPTADLRNLEEVFNRFKALAVDPTEFACLKAIVLFKPETRSLKDPEQVENLQDQSQVLLGQHIHSVYPSQCARFGKLLLLLPSLHFVSSEKIEQLFFHRTIGSTPMEKLLCDMFKN, encoded by the exons atggaGGACCACATGACCAAAATGTTTTCGTCAAACAACTTCACAGATGGAACTGAAGCTG AAAAAAGCTCAGTCCCAGGTAAAGCACTTGGCCAGGGCCTGCTTTGTAAAGTGTGTTCTGATTCGAGCAGTGGTAAACACTATGGCATATATGCCTGCAACGGCTGCAGTGGCTTCTTCAAGCGCAGTGTGAGACGAAGACTCATCTACAG GTGTCAGGCTGGAAATGGCAGGTGCCCTGTCGACAAGGCTCATCGGAACCAGTGCCAAGCTTGTCGACTAAAGAAGTGTCTCCAAGCTGGCATGAACAAAGATG CTGTGCAGAATGAGCGACAGCCTCGAAGCACAGCACATGTCAGTCTGGACTCTATATGTGTGGACACTAAAAAGGAGCACCTAGCCACCACACGGGAGCTCACCTGCTCTGCCACCTACTCATCAGTCATCTGTAGACCTCTGGTCACTTCTTCTGTCACCAACTCTGCCACCATACAGCCCTGCAGCAACCCCAGTAACAACCACCGCTTTATGGTCAGCCTGCTGACTGCAGAGACCTGCGCAAAACTGGAGCCCGAGGACG TGGAGGAGAATATTGATGTGACGACCAATGATTCAGAGAGAGATCAGACTCCCTCTGACTGTCATACGTCACCATACACCTCCAGCTGTTCAGAGAGTGTATATGAGACATCAGCACGACTCCTCTTCATGTCTGTCAAGTGGGCAAAAAATTTGCCTGTTTTTGCTCACTTGCCATTTCGAGATCAG GTGATTCTCCTTGAAGAAGCCTGGAGTGAGATGTTCCTCTTGTGTGCCATCCAGTGGTCCCTGCCCATGGACAGctgtcctcttctgtctcttccagATCTTTCTCCCACACAGCAGGCCAAGATCAGCCTCCCCACAGCCGACCTGCGCAACCTGGAAGAGGTCTTTAATCGCTTCAAGGCCCTTGCTGTTGACCCGACTGAGTTTGCCTGCCTGAAAGCCATTGTTCTATTCAAGCCGG AGACACGCAGCCTCAAAGACCCAGAGCAGGTGGAGAATCTGCAGGACCAGTCCCAGGTGCTGCTAGGACAGCACATCCATTCAGTATACCCAAGCCAATGTGCCAG GTTTGGGAAACTGTTACTTCTGCTGCCATCCCTCCACTTTGTGAGCTCTGAGAAAATAGAGCAACTGTTCTTTCACAGGACCATTGGCAGCACACCCATGgaaaagctgctgtgtgacatGTTCAAAAACTAA